The following coding sequences lie in one Myxococcus xanthus genomic window:
- a CDS encoding YceI family protein, which translates to MKTSMKSAVALFFALPSIALASTWKVDDSHSSAGFSVRHMMVSNVTGSFNVKSGTVNLDDKDVTKSKVEAVLDASTVNTGNAKRDEHLRAPDFFDTAKFPEITFKSTKVQKAGQGKLKVTGDLTMHGVTKPVVLDVTGPSKESKDPWGNTRTGVTATTKLNRKDFGLAYNQALEAGGVAVGEEVTVNLELSLVKQADAGAPAATDKK; encoded by the coding sequence ATGAAGACGTCCATGAAGAGCGCCGTTGCCCTGTTTTTCGCCCTCCCGTCCATCGCGCTGGCCTCCACCTGGAAGGTGGATGACTCGCACTCCAGCGCCGGCTTTTCCGTCCGTCACATGATGGTGTCGAACGTCACCGGCTCGTTCAACGTGAAGAGCGGCACGGTGAACCTGGATGACAAGGACGTCACCAAGTCCAAGGTCGAGGCCGTGCTGGACGCGTCCACCGTCAACACCGGCAACGCCAAGCGCGACGAGCACCTGCGGGCCCCTGACTTCTTCGACACGGCCAAGTTCCCGGAGATCACCTTCAAGTCCACCAAGGTCCAGAAGGCGGGCCAGGGCAAGCTGAAGGTCACCGGTGACCTGACCATGCACGGCGTCACCAAGCCGGTCGTCCTGGACGTCACGGGCCCGTCGAAGGAGTCCAAGGACCCCTGGGGCAACACCCGCACGGGCGTGACGGCGACCACCAAGCTGAACCGCAAGGACTTCGGCCTGGCCTACAACCAGGCGCTGGAGGCGGGCGGCGTCGCGGTGGGTGAGGAAGTCACCGTGAACCTGGAGCTGTCGCTGGTGAAGCAGGCCGACGCCGGCGCCCCGGCCGCGACGGACAAGAAGTAA
- a CDS encoding dioxygenase: MGDELDRRVVLQGVAAAGVAGVLGAGGPGGGQAVAPAAFISHGSPMVALDADAYPQALRRFGGEAQARALVVVSAHWETPGEIRVTASAQPSLIHDFYGFPEPLYRLRYGAPGAPSLAEDVVARLKAGGLPTVADAERGWDHGAWVPLLHAFPEAKLPVVQVSMPLGASPAVIARMGELLRPLRAQGVLLMGSGGIVHNLRRLNFHEKAASVEPWAAAFDAWIAQKLEARDFTGLQAWLDAPNARLAHPRAEHLMPLYFVLGAALPEDRLTPVFEGFHHGTLSMRSFALRA, encoded by the coding sequence ATGGGCGACGAACTCGACAGACGCGTGGTGCTTCAAGGCGTGGCGGCGGCCGGGGTGGCGGGCGTGCTGGGGGCGGGTGGCCCTGGCGGCGGCCAGGCCGTGGCCCCCGCGGCGTTCATCTCTCACGGCTCACCGATGGTGGCCCTGGACGCGGATGCCTACCCGCAGGCACTGCGGCGCTTCGGCGGCGAGGCCCAGGCGCGGGCCCTGGTGGTGGTGTCCGCCCATTGGGAGACGCCCGGCGAGATTCGCGTCACCGCCAGCGCGCAGCCGTCACTCATCCATGACTTCTATGGCTTTCCCGAGCCGCTCTACCGCCTGCGCTACGGCGCGCCGGGTGCGCCGTCCCTGGCCGAGGACGTGGTCGCCCGGTTGAAGGCGGGCGGGTTGCCCACCGTGGCTGACGCGGAGCGCGGGTGGGACCACGGCGCGTGGGTGCCGCTGCTGCATGCCTTTCCGGAGGCGAAGCTCCCCGTCGTCCAGGTCTCCATGCCGCTGGGCGCGAGCCCCGCGGTCATCGCGCGGATGGGCGAGCTCCTCCGGCCGCTGCGCGCACAGGGCGTGCTGTTGATGGGCAGCGGCGGCATCGTCCACAACCTGCGCCGGCTGAATTTCCACGAGAAGGCGGCGTCCGTCGAGCCGTGGGCCGCGGCCTTTGATGCGTGGATTGCGCAGAAGCTGGAGGCGCGAGACTTCACCGGCCTTCAAGCATGGTTGGATGCACCGAACGCGCGGCTCGCGCATCCAAGGGCCGAACATTTGATGCCGCTCTATTTCGTCCTCGGAGCTGCCCTCCCCGAGGACCGTCTCACCCCCGTATTCGAGGGCTTCCATCACGGAACCTTGTCCATGCGCAGCTTCGCGCTGCGCGCCTGA